The Cygnus atratus isolate AKBS03 ecotype Queensland, Australia chromosome 2, CAtr_DNAZoo_HiC_assembly, whole genome shotgun sequence genome window below encodes:
- the NXPH1 gene encoding neurexophilin-1: MSVTPLALIEVTCANLTNGGKTELLKSGSSKSTLKHIWTESNKDLSISRLLSQTFRGKENDTDLDLRYDAPETYSEQDLWDWLRNSTDLQEPRPRAKRRPIVKTGKFKKMFGWGDFHSNIKTVKLNLLITGKIVDHGNGTFSVYFRHNSTGQGNVSVSLVPPTKIVEFDLAQQTVIDAKDSKSFNCRIEYEKVDKATKNTLCNYDPSKTCYQEQTQSHVSWLCSKPFKVICIYISFYSTDYKLVQKVCPDYNYHSDTPYFPSG; this comes from the exons ATGAGTGTGACTCCTCTTGCATTAATTGAG gttaCCTGTGCAAATTTAACAAACggaggaaaaacagaacttctAAAATCAGGAAGCTCCAAATCCACACTAAAGCACATATGGACAGAAAGTAACAAAGACTTGTCCATCAGCCGACTGCTGTCACAGACTTTTcgtggaaaggaaaatgatacaGATTTGGACCTGCGATATGATGCCCCAGAAACTTATTCTGAACAAGATCTCTGGGACTGGCTGAGGAACTCCACAGACCTGCAAGAGCCTCGGCCCAGAGCAAAGAGACGGCCCATTGTCAAGACTGggaaatttaagaaaatgtttggcTGGGGCGATTTTCATTCCAACATCAAGACTGTGAAGCTAAATCTGTTAATAACGGGGAAAATTGTTGACCATGGCAATGGGACGTTTAGCGTTTACTTCAGGCATAACTCCACTGGTCAAGGGAATGTATCTGTGAGCCTAGTGCCCCCTACAAAAATAGTGGAATTTGACTTGGCACAACAGACAGTGATTGATGCCAAAGATTCCAAGTCCTTTAACTGTCGAATTGAGTACGAAAAGGTTGACAAGGCTACCAAGAACACACTCTGCAACTATGACCCTTCAAAAACCTGTTATCAGGAGCAGACCCAGAGCCATGTGTCATGGCTCTGCTCCAAGCCCTTTAAAGTAATCTgtatttacatttccttttataGTACAGATTATAAACTAGTACAGAAGGTGTGTCCTGATTACAACTACCACAGTGACACACCCTACTTCCCTTCAGGGTGA